TAATGGTTACATTGATTATCATGATTCCGTTAACTATGTTTGGTTTCTCAACATTAATCCGCGTGATTTATCCACTGTATGGAATTCTTAATCTGTATATATTGACAAGGCTATTACTATATCCAATATGGAAAAGAATAGAGAAGGTTAGATAGAATGTTTGGAGGTTTTACTATGGATGAAATTAACGATCAAGTAACAAATGCATGGGATTATATAACGGGTCCAGAGCTATGGCGGATTTTGTTATCCTCTGCACTGCAAATTATATTAATCATTTTATTAGCATTGATTATCGTGAAGATAACGAGAAAACTGGTAGATAAATTATTTGTTAATCGAAAGACAGGCCCAATTCGTATTTCAGAACGCCGAGAAAACACGCTTAAAAAACTAATTAAAAATGTAGTGGCATATGTCGTTTACTTTATGGCCATTGTAATGATTTTAGGTGTTTTTAACTTTGAAATTGGCCCATTGCTTGCAGGTGCCGGGGTTCTTGGTTTAGCAATTGGTTTTGGGGCGCAAAACCTTGTGCGAGATATTATTTCAGGATTCTTCATTATTTTTGAAGATCAGTTTTCTGTTGGAGACTATGTAGCCGTTGCAGGTATAGAAGGTACGGTTGAGGAAATAGGCCTTCGTACAACAAAGGTATTGAGCTGGACAGGGGAAATGAATATCATCCCAAATGGAAACTTAACACAGGTGACAAACTACTCGGTTCATAATGGTCTATCAATTGTTGATATTAATATTCCATATGAAAGTGATGTTGCTGATGTAGAAAGGATTATTCAGGAGGTTGCTGTAACATTGCCCGAAAAGTATGATTTTCTTGTTGGTACACCAGAAATAATTGGGGTACAAAATTTAGATGTCTCCCATTTCGTAATCCGGGTTATTGCCGATACATTACCGGGTTTCCAGTGGGCCGGTGAGCGAAATATTCGGAAGGAGCTTCAAGATAAATTATATAAATCTGGCATTGAGCTGCCATCACCACGTGTTGTCCTTTATTCTAAGGAAGAAAGAGAAACGCTGCAGCGCGAAAATAGAGGGCAAAGCCGTTAGAAATTGGGTATAATGGATGTAAAAAAGGAGATCCAAAGATGGAAAAGGAATTTAACTTAAATGATGTCGTAGAGATGAAAAAGCCCCATCCATGTGGAGAAAACCGCTGGAAGGTTATTCGGATGGGAATGGATATCCGAATTAAATGCCTTGGCTGTGATCATAGTGTTATGATTCCGCGCAGAGAATTCGTTAAAAAGCTGAAAAGAGTGTTGGAGAAAGCAGAAAATTAAGTGGTGGTGGAAGTTAGGCTGTATTATTAGAATAAAGCCAGCTTTCATAAATGGTTAAAATTGACTACACGCTG
This region of Oceanobacillus sp. FSL K6-2867 genomic DNA includes:
- a CDS encoding mechanosensitive ion channel family protein: MDEINDQVTNAWDYITGPELWRILLSSALQIILIILLALIIVKITRKLVDKLFVNRKTGPIRISERRENTLKKLIKNVVAYVVYFMAIVMILGVFNFEIGPLLAGAGVLGLAIGFGAQNLVRDIISGFFIIFEDQFSVGDYVAVAGIEGTVEEIGLRTTKVLSWTGEMNIIPNGNLTQVTNYSVHNGLSIVDINIPYESDVADVERIIQEVAVTLPEKYDFLVGTPEIIGVQNLDVSHFVIRVIADTLPGFQWAGERNIRKELQDKLYKSGIELPSPRVVLYSKEERETLQRENRGQSR
- a CDS encoding DUF951 domain-containing protein gives rise to the protein MEKEFNLNDVVEMKKPHPCGENRWKVIRMGMDIRIKCLGCDHSVMIPRREFVKKLKRVLEKAEN